The Sphingobium sp. JS3065 genomic sequence CTCTATGCGCGGGAGCGTGCCGCCGGGTTCCAGCCCTATGTGTCCACCCTGGCCCTCGACCGGCTCATTCCGGAGCCTCACTCATGAACATCCAGGCACTTCGCGGCCAGAACATGGCCATCGTCGGACCGATAGCGGGAGGCGGGCTTCTGCTCGCCGCCACGGCCCTGCTGATGCCCAGCCATTGGCAGATCGCCGATGCGATCAGGCGCGCGACCTTCGCGCCGCCGCCGGTCGCTGTCCCTCTGCCGCCGCCCAGCACGGCGATGCTGATGCAGCGCTTTACGGAGGGCAGGAAGCTCTCCGTCCCCGACCTTCAGCACCTGCTGAACGCATCGGTCGCCACCGCCAGCGCGTCGCTTCTATCCAGGCTGGCGGACGCCCTCGCGAAGGGTGGCGCGGCACTTCCCAGCGACCGGATCACCTATGACATCATGGCCGGCGGTCGCCCGGACGTTGCGCTCGCCTTTCTGGAAAGCCGTCCCGATCGTGCCGCTCCCGCGGCCTGGCGCCTGCGCTTCGACCTGCACCGAAAGACCGGAGATGCGCAGGGCGCGGCGGACCTTCTTCGCAACGCCGCCATGAACCCCGGCACGGCCCCGGCGAAGGATCTGGTCGAGGCCAGCTATGCGCTGGCTCAACCCGACATGCTGATCACCGCCGCCGAACATGGCGCCATAGCACCGCTCAGCCCCACGCAGTCGCTGGATCTGGCGTCATGGGCGAACGGGGCAGGGCGCTATGATCTCATTGGCCGGATCGACCGGGCGGGGACTGCCGGATGGCGCAACCGGAATCCCTGGCTGGCCATGACCCTGGCGCAGCGGTCCGGCGATACCGGATCGGCGCTGCGCTATGCCGCCATGCTGCCGACCGGCCGCGATGACGCGCGCGAAAGCATCATCATGGCGTCCGGAAACCGGGAGGCGATGCGGCGATGGCTGCTGGACCGGGCGGGCCAGAAAGGCGCCGACCGGCAGGCGATAGCGCAGCGGCTTCTGGAGAAGGGTTTCCGGTCGGACGCCATCGCGCTGCTAAGGACCGGATCGGATGACAAGGCATCCACTGAGCGCATGCTTTACCTGATGGGTCCGCGCCCGGTCGCGCAAGACCTTGCCTGGCTCAGGGCGCGGGCGTCGAATGACCCGCGCTGGGCGGCGGCCTATATCGAGCGCGCCCAGCCCGCCGAGGCGCTGGCGTTCCTGGAAGCTCAACCCGCCGCCGACAGCAGCGACATGCTGATCCAGCGCATCACGCTCGCCAATGCCGCACGGGACAGGGCGGCTGCGGCACGGGCGCTCGACCGCCT encodes the following:
- a CDS encoding tetratricopeptide repeat protein; translation: MNIQALRGQNMAIVGPIAGGGLLLAATALLMPSHWQIADAIRRATFAPPPVAVPLPPPSTAMLMQRFTEGRKLSVPDLQHLLNASVATASASLLSRLADALAKGGAALPSDRITYDIMAGGRPDVALAFLESRPDRAAPAAWRLRFDLHRKTGDAQGAADLLRNAAMNPGTAPAKDLVEASYALAQPDMLITAAEHGAIAPLSPTQSLDLASWANGAGRYDLIGRIDRAGTAGWRNRNPWLAMTLAQRSGDTGSALRYAAMLPTGRDDARESIIMASGNREAMRRWLLDRAGQKGADRQAIAQRLLEKGFRSDAIALLRTGSDDKASTERMLYLMGPRPVAQDLAWLRARASNDPRWAAAYIERAQPAEALAFLEAQPAADSSDMLIQRITLANAARDRAAAARALDRLLDGRTLSAGQIKAAGSARLPSEKAAYYDLALTKARIAAGQAEPSDHLRLAWNGWDRGDARGAADQLQLYLRDRPDDRAALRLMADAQAKLRGEAAAKPWLERVMAVTPPLSVERAELLTRLGRTSEAMATVEALRRASPHDRKLDIMLARLLITAGDPGRARKVLRP